The Oryzias latipes chromosome 4, ASM223467v1 genome includes a window with the following:
- the wdr18 gene encoding WD repeat-containing protein 18 produces the protein MGGMATPLEVVVSADAGSQLWNLTVFDLHSGSSLLSYRGGNSAARSLTVLRGEFLLSAQLGKNYINVWEIQRKDQLQQKIVCPGMVTCLTASPDGVFLAAGVGEALHLWEVSTGKLLCVLSRHYQDITCIKFTDDGSHFVSGGKDNLALVWNLWGVIQLDTSQTPEPRHVLSRHSLPITDLHCGCMGAQARVATASLDQTVKVWELSSGELLLSVLFDVEIMSVTCDPCEYFLFCGGSDGNIFQLSLCSQSLLRERSFQSDSEGNQVLKGHGNMVTCLSVSMDGTLLLSGSHDETVRVWDIQSKQSIRCLAHKGPVTNAVIMPAPANMFLPDSRPAVPLLRFSRHLHTTEDEGGEAGEVCVRPALHAQKEEETYLQKAEHLYTLMTAVTDRSVCGDGESTKVHVAELKEEVQILKKVNRELYEFSSQLLTKPT, from the exons ATGGGCGGCATGGCGACTCCTCTGGAGGTGGTGGTGAGCGCGGACGCCGGCTCGCAGCTGTGGAACCTCACCGTGTTCGACCTTCACAGCGGCTCCAGCCTGCTGTCGTACCGCGGCGGGAACAGCGCGGCGCGCAGCCTCACGGTGCTCCGCGGGGAGTTCCTGCTGTCCGCGCAGCTGGGCAAGAACTACATCAACGTGTGGGAGATCCAGAGGAAG GATCAGCTACAACAGAAGATCGTCTGTCCAGGTATGGTCACCTGTCTGACTGCCTCGCCGGATGGAGTGTTCCTCGCTGCTGGAGTTGGGGAGGCTCTGCATCTGTGGGAG GTGTCGACAGGGAAGCTGCTGTGTGTCCTGAGTCGACACTACCAGGACATTACCTGCATCAAGTTCACCGAtgatggcagccattttgtttCTGGGGGAAAAGACAACCTGGCTCTGGTTTGGAATCTGTGGGG GGTCATCCAGCTGGACACGAGCCAAACTCCTGAGCCTCGCCACGTCCTGTCCCGTCACTCCCTTCCAATCACAGACCTGCATTGTGGCTGCATGGGAGCTCAGGCCAGAGTTGCAACTGCGTCGCTGGACCAGACTGTCAAA GTTTGGGAACTGTCTTCTGGTGAGCTGCTGCTGTCTGTCCTGTTTGATGTGGAGATCATGTCGGTGACCTGTGACCCCtgcgagtacttcctgttttgtggCGGAAGTGATGGGAATATCTTCCAGCTGTCTCTGTGCAGTCAG AGTCTTCTCCGTGAGAGATCCTTTCAGTCTGACAGTGAAGGAAACCAGGTTCTGAAAGGACACGG GAACATGGTAACATGTCTCTCCGTGTCGATGGACGGGACCCTCCTGCTCTCTGGGTCACATGATGAGACGGTTCGAGTCTGGGACATTCAAAGCAAACAAAGCATCCGGTGCCTGGCGCATAAAG GTCCCGTGACGAACGCCGTCATCATGCCGGCTCCTGCCAACATGTTCCTGCCGGACAGCCGGCCGGCCGTCCCTCTGCTGCGCTTCAGCCGCCACCTGCACACCACCGAGGACGAGGGTGGAGAGGCGGGGGAGGTGTGCGTCCGGCCGGCGCTCCACGCAcag aaggaggaggagacgtACCTGCAGAAGGCGGAGCACCTGTACACGCTGATGACTGCTGTCACTGACAGG TCGGTGTGTGGTGATGGTGAGAGCACAAAAGTGCACGTGGCAGAGCTGAAGGAAGAGGTCCAGATTCTGAAGAAGGTCAACAGAGAGCTGTACGAGTTCTCCAGCCAGCTGCTCACCAAGCCCACGTGA
- the LOC101172966 gene encoding syntaxin-6, with the protein MSMEDPFFVVKGEVQKAVNAAQGLHHRWRELLQGGSGASKEELDWTTNELRNSLRSIEWDLEDLDETVSIVESNPKKFNLDAAELSKRKAFITSTRHMVREMKEQMSSPGTASLDGKSKQALLGERGAQGRIWQPGSDKYRRLDHQLQSANSQFIEEAQVQQQLIAEQQDEQLELVSGSINVLKNMSERIGVELDEQAEMLDDFSHEMDNTHSRLDNVMKKLAKVSHMTSDRRQWCAIGILLAILLVVVLLFFIL; encoded by the exons ATGTCCATGGAAGACCCGTTCTTCGTTGTTAAAGG GGAGGTGCAGAAGGCTGTGAATGCAGCTCAGGGCCTTCACCACAGATGGAGGGAGCTGCTGCAGGGCGGGAGCGGAGCCTCCAAAGAGGAGTTGGACTGGACGACTAATGAACTCCGGAACAGCCTGCGCTCCATTGAGTGGGACCTAGAGGACCTGGATGAGACTGTCA GCATAGTAGAGTCAAACCCAAAGAAGTTTAATCTGGATGCAGCGGAGCTGTCAAAGAGGAAGGCCTTCATCACCAGCACCAGACATATGGTCAGG GAGATGAAGGAGCAGATGTCGTCTCCAGGAACGGCTTCCTTGGACGGGAAGAGCAAACAG GCTTTGCTCGGTGAGCGTGGAGCTCAAGGACGCATATGGCAGCCCGGTTCAGACAAATACCGCCGTCTTGACCATCAGCTGCAGAGCGCCAACAGTCAGTTCATTGAGGAGGCACAGGTGCAGCAGCAG ctgATCGCAGAGCAGCAGGACGAACAGCTGGAACTGGTGTCTGGGTCCATCAACGTTCTCAAGAACATGTCTGAAAGAATCGGCGTGGAGCTGGACGAACAGGCTGA AATGCTGGATGATTTCAGCCAtgagatggacaacacacattcAAGACTGGACAATGTCATGAAGAAACTGGCCAAGGTGTCACATATGACCAGTG ATCGCAGACAGTGGTGCGCCATTGGCATTCTGCTTGCTATTCTTCTGGTTGtcgtcctcctcttcttcatccttTGA